One window from the genome of Thermodesulfobacteriota bacterium encodes:
- a CDS encoding antibiotic biosynthesis monooxygenase, with amino-acid sequence MIERHVTFHVIPGKEKDFETLFREEYSVAMSRQPGFVSVTLLKEHEKESVYQMAIRFQSLETAAAWRGSADHQALSPKIKALYTESTVQVYEVIGQR; translated from the coding sequence ATGATCGAGCGGCACGTCACCTTCCATGTCATACCCGGGAAAGAGAAGGATTTTGAAACCCTTTTCAGAGAGGAATATAGCGTGGCCATGTCCCGTCAGCCCGGGTTCGTATCGGTCACCCTCTTAAAAGAGCATGAAAAGGAGTCCGTGTATCAGATGGCCATCCGATTCCAGTCCCTCGAAACCGCTGCGGCCTGGAGGGGGTCGGCAGATCATCAAGCCCTCTCTCCAAAGATCAAGGCCCTCTACACGGAAAGCACGGTTCAGGTCTACGAGGTGATCGGCCAGAGGTAG
- a CDS encoding M24 family metallopeptidase yields the protein MGLREEILEKERRVREFLRSRGLKGLLLKRQANFCWMTCGGLNLVGITTEFGATSLLITDDSKYLISNNIEAPRMIEEERLEEQGFKVKTFPWHEDREVSIVQDLVGDGPLGSDAPFPKATVLPEEIARLRYSLTPEEQERYRWLGEKVSLALEKTVMETRQGEKESEVVGRLCQELWKDRIDPITLMSAADERISKFRHPIPTEKQIEKILMVSVNARKWGLIVSLTRFVHFGKTPEELKEKYHANVFIDCTMMAHTRPGIPAREVLQRGIEAYREMGYPEEWRLHHQGGSIGYTGRDYRTHFSTPDVIQENQAFTWNPSLTGTKSEDTILATSRGPEMITRPILYPTLTMEVAGIPFRRPEIFEKT from the coding sequence ATGGGATTGAGAGAGGAAATCTTAGAGAAAGAGAGACGGGTAAGGGAATTTCTGAGATCGAGAGGACTCAAGGGCCTGCTCCTCAAACGGCAGGCCAATTTCTGCTGGATGACCTGCGGCGGTCTGAACCTCGTAGGGATCACCACCGAGTTCGGGGCAACCTCGCTTCTCATCACGGATGATTCAAAATATCTCATCTCCAACAACATCGAGGCGCCCCGGATGATCGAAGAGGAGAGGCTGGAGGAGCAGGGGTTCAAGGTAAAAACCTTCCCCTGGCATGAGGATCGGGAAGTCTCGATCGTCCAGGACCTGGTCGGAGACGGCCCCCTTGGAAGCGATGCCCCTTTTCCGAAGGCGACGGTCCTCCCGGAGGAGATCGCCCGGCTTCGGTACTCCTTGACCCCTGAAGAACAGGAGCGGTACCGATGGCTCGGGGAGAAGGTCTCCCTCGCCCTTGAGAAGACCGTGATGGAGACGAGGCAGGGAGAAAAAGAGTCCGAGGTCGTCGGAAGACTTTGCCAGGAACTCTGGAAGGATCGGATCGACCCGATCACCCTGATGTCGGCCGCCGACGAGAGGATTTCGAAGTTTCGTCACCCCATCCCCACCGAGAAACAAATTGAAAAGATCTTGATGGTTTCGGTCAATGCCCGAAAGTGGGGGCTCATCGTCTCGCTGACCCGGTTCGTCCACTTCGGAAAAACACCGGAAGAGTTGAAAGAGAAGTATCATGCCAATGTCTTCATCGACTGCACGATGATGGCCCACACCCGGCCGGGGATCCCGGCCCGGGAGGTGCTTCAGAGAGGCATCGAGGCCTATCGTGAAATGGGCTATCCTGAAGAATGGAGGCTCCACCACCAGGGGGGATCGATCGGTTACACGGGCAGGGACTACCGGACCCATTTCAGCACACCCGACGTCATCCAGGAGAATCAGGCCTTCACCTGGAATCCTTCGCTCACCGGAACCAAATCCGAGGACACGATTCTCGCCACCTCAAGGGGGCCGGAGATGATCACCCGTCCCATCCTCTACCCCACCCTGACGATGGAGGTGGCCGGTATCCCATTCAGACGACCAGAGATCTTCGAAAAAACCTGA
- a CDS encoding TRAP transporter substrate-binding protein has product MKAIKWVSVFLAIALLAFLFAIQAIPIVRAQEKTTIRLASPFKGGIVVEAAEKFKEIVEKGTGGRIEVKIDAGTKSEIDINRMNRNGEIEMQSNGTAFLEYYAPPYYFFTGPYVMRDFDHYMRVWNGRLGQEARAQLEKNDLKFLGTIYRGLRQTTAKRPIYTPADVYNLKLRLPPIPSWMAVWKAIGADPIGIPLPELYNSLKEGKAEASEGDLPQIHSFKLYEVQSHLIITNHLVQTAGLLIHKPFFDKLPKADQDLIVRAGKEAEEWALNKIKTGEAALLVELQRFGMQVIIPDAASFREKAKEAVNELFKTQWTVTTWAEVLAQ; this is encoded by the coding sequence ATGAAAGCGATCAAATGGGTTTCGGTCTTTCTCGCCATCGCTCTCCTTGCCTTTCTCTTCGCCATCCAGGCGATTCCCATCGTCAGGGCTCAGGAGAAGACGACGATCCGTCTGGCCAGCCCCTTCAAAGGCGGCATCGTCGTCGAGGCGGCTGAAAAGTTCAAAGAGATCGTGGAGAAAGGAACTGGGGGCCGGATCGAGGTGAAGATCGATGCCGGCACGAAGAGCGAAATCGACATCAACAGGATGAACCGAAACGGCGAAATCGAGATGCAGTCCAACGGCACCGCCTTTCTCGAATACTATGCCCCCCCGTACTATTTCTTCACCGGCCCCTATGTCATGAGGGATTTCGATCACTACATGAGGGTCTGGAACGGCCGGCTCGGACAAGAGGCCAGGGCCCAGCTCGAAAAGAACGATCTGAAATTCTTGGGAACCATCTACAGGGGGCTGAGGCAGACCACGGCCAAACGGCCCATCTATACGCCGGCCGACGTCTACAACCTGAAATTGAGGCTTCCGCCCATCCCGAGCTGGATGGCGGTCTGGAAGGCCATCGGCGCGGATCCGATCGGAATTCCTTTGCCCGAACTCTACAATTCCTTGAAGGAAGGGAAAGCCGAGGCCTCCGAGGGAGACCTCCCCCAGATCCACTCTTTCAAGCTTTACGAGGTCCAGAGCCATCTGATCATCACCAATCACCTGGTCCAGACCGCAGGGCTTCTGATCCACAAGCCCTTCTTCGACAAACTGCCCAAAGCCGACCAGGACCTTATCGTGAGGGCAGGGAAGGAGGCCGAGGAGTGGGCCCTCAACAAGATCAAGACAGGCGAGGCCGCCCTCCTGGTCGAACTCCAGAGGTTTGGCATGCAGGTGATCATTCCCGATGCCGCCTCCTTCCGGGAGAAGGCAAAGGAGGCCGTCAACGAGCTCTTCAAGACGCAGTGGACCGTCACCACCTGGGCAGAGGTGCTGGCCCAATAA
- a CDS encoding tripartite tricarboxylate transporter substrate binding protein → MIKRFFTLILAFSLMMILPLQAAGFPEKEVQIIIPWAAGGATDLIFRALAPYAAKHLGKPVVVVNRPGGGSAVGYTEGAKAKPDGYTLTAAVTPLTILPHQVTTAYTYKDFEPILNVVSDPSMFLIRSDMPWKNVRELVDYAKKNPNMITVGNSGAGGGVHLVALAFEKAAGVKFNHIPFSGGGPSVTAILGGHINAVSVSPPEGIEHVKAGKLRIIALFAEKRLEMFPDVPTVKEQGIDFAMGMWRGLAAPKGTPPDVIKKLHDAFKAGMEDPAFQKTAKDMAVNLSYLGPEAFGKLMAQDHEFYGKLVKEIKK, encoded by the coding sequence ATGATAAAAAGGTTTTTTACCCTGATTCTTGCCTTCTCCCTGATGATGATCCTCCCCCTTCAGGCAGCGGGATTTCCTGAAAAAGAGGTCCAGATCATCATCCCATGGGCTGCGGGGGGTGCAACAGACCTCATCTTCCGTGCCCTGGCGCCCTATGCAGCCAAACATCTGGGAAAGCCAGTGGTGGTCGTCAACCGTCCCGGAGGCGGGAGCGCGGTCGGTTACACTGAGGGGGCCAAAGCCAAACCCGATGGTTATACGCTCACGGCCGCGGTCACTCCCCTGACCATCCTTCCCCATCAGGTGACGACGGCCTACACCTATAAGGATTTCGAACCGATCCTCAACGTGGTGAGCGATCCCTCGATGTTTCTCATCCGCTCGGATATGCCCTGGAAGAACGTCCGGGAACTGGTGGACTATGCGAAGAAGAATCCGAACATGATCACCGTCGGGAATTCCGGGGCAGGTGGTGGAGTTCACCTGGTCGCCCTCGCCTTTGAAAAGGCGGCGGGAGTGAAATTCAACCATATCCCCTTCTCCGGCGGAGGGCCTTCGGTGACGGCCATCTTAGGCGGCCACATCAACGCCGTCTCGGTCTCCCCTCCGGAGGGCATCGAGCACGTGAAGGCCGGAAAACTCCGGATCATCGCCCTCTTTGCAGAGAAGCGCTTGGAAATGTTCCCGGATGTGCCCACGGTGAAGGAGCAGGGCATCGACTTTGCGATGGGGATGTGGCGAGGCCTGGCCGCACCCAAGGGGACACCTCCCGATGTGATCAAGAAGCTCCATGACGCCTTCAAAGCCGGGATGGAGGACCCTGCCTTCCAGAAGACGGCCAAGGATATGGCGGTCAACCTCTCCTATCTCGGGCCGGAGGCCTTCGGGAAACTGATGGCCCAGGACCACGAGTTCTATGGGAAACTGGTCAAGGAGATCAAAAAATAA
- a CDS encoding tripartite tricarboxylate transporter permease, with the protein MLESLQHLATGFTIAGTLHNLLYCLVGAVVGTLIGVLPGIGPIAGIALLIPATFSLNPTSAIIMLAGIYYGAMYGGSTTSILLNVPGETASVITCIDGYKMAQKGRAGPALAICAIGSFIAGTLGLFGLVFLAPPLAQAALAFGPPEYFSLMIFGFIVLSNVTGTSLLKALMMATIGLIIGTIGLDPVTGDARFTFGSAYLLGGIEFVAVAIGLFGIGEVLTNVHQPQELLDQKVIVPRLRDLYPSLQDLKQSIASILRGAGIGFGVGLVPGPAPVIATYSSYMVERKLSKHPEAFGQGAIEGVAGPESANNSACQSAFIPLFVLGIPFAPPTAILLGALLIHGVSPGPLLLSQHPELFWGVVASMYIGNFILLILNLPFVPLFANILRIPKRILLPLVILFCFTGMYTVNNSIPDIWVMLLFGAIGFLLRKWAYEGAPLLLALVLGPRLEVAFRQSLMISHGDFAIFTRRPISLVFLVATALFLAFPLVKTLFRTFRKGKEVRLKS; encoded by the coding sequence ATGCTCGAATCGCTCCAACATCTCGCTACGGGGTTTACCATTGCCGGCACCCTCCATAACCTCCTCTACTGCCTGGTCGGTGCGGTGGTCGGGACCCTGATCGGGGTGCTGCCAGGCATCGGACCGATCGCGGGGATCGCCCTCCTCATCCCTGCCACCTTCAGCCTCAATCCCACCTCTGCCATCATCATGCTGGCCGGCATCTATTACGGGGCCATGTATGGAGGGTCAACGACCTCCATTCTGCTCAACGTGCCGGGTGAGACCGCCTCCGTCATCACCTGTATCGATGGATATAAAATGGCCCAGAAAGGAAGGGCGGGTCCTGCCCTGGCCATCTGCGCGATTGGCTCGTTCATCGCCGGGACATTGGGCCTTTTCGGGCTGGTCTTTTTGGCCCCTCCCCTGGCCCAGGCCGCCCTGGCCTTTGGACCTCCGGAGTATTTCTCGCTGATGATCTTCGGTTTCATCGTCCTGAGCAACGTCACGGGGACGTCTCTGCTTAAAGCCCTGATGATGGCCACCATCGGTCTGATCATCGGGACCATTGGCCTCGACCCTGTCACCGGAGATGCCAGGTTCACCTTCGGTTCGGCCTATCTCTTGGGCGGGATCGAATTCGTGGCCGTGGCCATCGGGCTCTTCGGAATTGGCGAGGTCCTCACCAACGTCCACCAACCCCAGGAACTCCTCGATCAGAAGGTGATCGTCCCCCGTTTGAGAGACCTTTACCCCTCTCTTCAGGACCTCAAACAATCGATTGCCTCCATCCTCAGGGGAGCGGGAATCGGATTCGGAGTCGGATTGGTTCCGGGACCCGCGCCCGTCATCGCCACCTACTCTTCCTATATGGTGGAAAGGAAACTCTCGAAACACCCCGAAGCCTTCGGGCAGGGAGCCATCGAAGGGGTGGCGGGTCCCGAGTCGGCAAACAACTCTGCCTGCCAATCGGCCTTCATCCCCCTCTTCGTCCTCGGAATCCCCTTTGCTCCACCGACCGCCATCCTTCTCGGAGCCCTCTTGATTCACGGGGTCTCTCCGGGCCCCCTTCTCCTCAGCCAACATCCGGAGCTCTTCTGGGGGGTGGTCGCCAGCATGTATATCGGCAACTTCATCCTCCTCATCCTGAACCTGCCCTTTGTGCCCCTTTTTGCCAACATCTTGAGGATCCCGAAAAGGATCCTCCTTCCCCTGGTCATCCTCTTCTGTTTCACGGGCATGTATACGGTGAACAACTCCATCCCCGACATCTGGGTCATGCTCCTGTTCGGGGCGATCGGGTTTCTGCTGCGAAAATGGGCCTACGAGGGAGCGCCCCTTCTGCTTGCCCTGGTCCTCGGCCCGAGGCTGGAGGTGGCCTTTCGGCAATCCCTGATGATCTCCCACGGCGATTTCGCCATCTTTACCCGGCGGCCGATCTCCCTCGTCTTTCTCGTCGCAACGGCCCTTTTCCTCGCCTTTCCATTGGTGAAGACCCTTTTCAGAACCTTTCGAAAAGGAAAGGAGGTGAGGTTGAAATCCTGA
- a CDS encoding tripartite tricarboxylate transporter TctB family protein, whose translation MKKDEILVGIAIFLFGAITTILSLRMPIGTFRMAGTGLFPLCLGLLLMALSSAFIAKQILLQRKTPPAEGAPPKGSVATKQMTLFLGAMALAILLFDPLGYPLTAFLLMMALLRILGMKRWTFNVLLSLVTACVSYLLFVQWLKIPMPKGWIGL comes from the coding sequence TTGAAAAAAGACGAGATCCTCGTAGGGATCGCCATTTTCCTGTTCGGAGCCATCACCACCATTCTCTCGCTGAGGATGCCGATCGGGACCTTCCGGATGGCGGGAACAGGTCTCTTTCCCCTCTGCTTAGGGCTTCTCCTGATGGCCCTCTCCTCGGCTTTCATTGCCAAGCAGATCCTTCTTCAGAGAAAAACGCCCCCTGCCGAAGGGGCGCCACCCAAAGGGTCTGTAGCCACAAAGCAGATGACCCTCTTTCTTGGAGCCATGGCGTTGGCCATCCTCCTCTTCGACCCGTTGGGATATCCCCTCACGGCCTTCCTTCTGATGATGGCCCTTCTCAGGATCCTCGGGATGAAACGGTGGACCTTCAACGTCCTCCTGTCGTTGGTGACGGCCTGTGTCTCCTATCTTCTTTTCGTCCAATGGTTGAAGATCCCCATGCCAAAGGGATGGATCGGACTATGA
- a CDS encoding SDR family oxidoreductase produces the protein MRLKGRVSIVTGGARGIGRAIVLTFVREGARVAIVDFDRDGAMALKGEIEKKGGEAIAVPCDVSKSGQVKEMVEQVKRAFGGRIDILVNNAGIIRRGTIDTVTEEDWDRVIEVNLKGTFNCSKAVVETMKQQGSGKIINISSIAGKMGDITSAPGYGPSKAGIDALTKTLARQLAPYGINVNGVAPHAIETEMSAQWSEQRRKEIIASIPLGRLGKPEDVAEAVLFLVSEEASFITGEILDVNGGALMD, from the coding sequence ATGAGATTGAAAGGCAGGGTCTCGATCGTCACCGGCGGGGCAAGGGGCATCGGAAGGGCTATCGTTCTCACCTTCGTCCGAGAGGGGGCCCGGGTGGCCATCGTCGATTTCGACCGAGACGGAGCCATGGCCCTGAAGGGAGAGATCGAGAAGAAAGGGGGCGAGGCCATCGCCGTCCCCTGCGACGTCTCTAAAAGTGGTCAGGTCAAGGAGATGGTCGAGCAGGTGAAGAGGGCCTTCGGAGGCCGGATCGACATCCTCGTCAATAATGCGGGGATCATCCGAAGGGGGACGATCGATACCGTGACCGAAGAGGACTGGGATCGGGTCATCGAGGTCAATCTCAAGGGGACGTTTAACTGTTCCAAGGCCGTCGTCGAGACGATGAAACAACAGGGGAGTGGAAAGATCATCAACATCTCTTCGATCGCGGGCAAGATGGGAGACATCACCTCAGCCCCTGGGTATGGCCCCTCAAAGGCCGGCATCGATGCCCTCACAAAGACGTTGGCAAGACAGTTGGCCCCCTATGGGATCAACGTCAATGGCGTGGCTCCCCATGCCATTGAGACCGAGATGAGTGCCCAGTGGTCGGAGCAGAGGCGAAAGGAGATCATTGCCTCCATTCCCCTCGGCCGACTCGGAAAACCCGAGGATGTGGCCGAGGCGGTCCTCTTTTTGGTCTCGGAAGAGGCCTCTTTTATCACGGGCGAGATCCTCGATGTCAATGGGGGAGCCTTGATGGATTAG
- a CDS encoding TRAP transporter large permease, translated as MLWVFIVFIVLLVMGMPVAFAIGIAGMVFFLQNPQLPFTMPIQLAISQTQNFPLLAIPLFIFAANLMNETGLTNRLIRLALVLAGHMRGGLAQTNVVLSTLMGGVSGSAIADAAMEARILGTEMIKKGFSKGYTSAVTTITACITPIIPPSIGLILYGTIGEVSIGRLFTAGIIPGLMMMAFLMVTVSITSKKRGYLPEREPPSLKEVVLALIDSIWAFLFPIALIGGIRFGLFTPTEAGAFAAVYALLIGAFFYRELTWEKFKRTLEYTIVDIGSIMLIIALSGIFGYGLAYERIGDLFSGFMLGIVSHPQLLLIVIVLALLIAGMFIESVVIILLFTAILLPLVRQVGVDPVHFGIIFMLVIVLGLVTPPVGVSMYTVCSILDCRLEDYIKESIPFIAAILLVDLMLIFFPQIVLFLPNLVFGKVY; from the coding sequence ATGCTCTGGGTTTTTATCGTGTTCATCGTTTTACTGGTGATGGGGATGCCCGTCGCCTTTGCCATCGGCATCGCAGGAATGGTCTTCTTCCTCCAGAACCCCCAACTGCCCTTCACCATGCCGATCCAGCTTGCCATCTCCCAGACCCAGAATTTCCCCCTCCTCGCCATCCCCCTCTTCATCTTCGCCGCAAATTTGATGAACGAAACAGGATTGACGAACCGACTGATCAGGCTGGCCCTTGTTCTTGCCGGCCATATGCGCGGTGGCCTCGCCCAGACCAACGTCGTCCTCAGCACCCTCATGGGCGGCGTCTCCGGTTCCGCCATAGCCGATGCCGCCATGGAGGCCCGCATCCTCGGAACGGAGATGATCAAAAAGGGCTTTTCCAAAGGCTATACGAGCGCCGTGACGACCATTACCGCCTGTATCACCCCTATCATCCCGCCCAGCATCGGATTGATCCTATACGGGACCATCGGAGAGGTCTCCATCGGCCGGCTCTTTACGGCCGGGATCATCCCGGGGCTCATGATGATGGCCTTTCTGATGGTGACCGTATCGATCACCTCGAAGAAGAGAGGGTATCTCCCCGAACGGGAGCCTCCCTCCCTTAAAGAGGTGGTCTTGGCGTTGATCGACAGCATTTGGGCCTTCCTCTTCCCCATCGCCCTGATCGGAGGGATCCGGTTTGGCCTCTTCACGCCGACCGAAGCAGGCGCCTTTGCCGCGGTGTATGCCTTATTGATCGGCGCCTTCTTTTACAGAGAGCTCACCTGGGAGAAGTTTAAGAGGACCCTTGAGTACACCATTGTGGACATCGGCTCAATCATGCTCATCATCGCCCTTTCGGGGATATTCGGTTACGGCCTCGCGTATGAAAGGATCGGGGACCTCTTTTCAGGATTTATGCTGGGGATCGTCAGCCATCCTCAATTATTGTTGATCGTCATCGTCCTCGCTCTTCTCATCGCGGGGATGTTCATCGAAAGCGTCGTCATCATCCTCCTCTTTACGGCCATTCTCCTTCCCCTGGTGAGACAGGTCGGGGTGGACCCCGTCCATTTCGGAATTATTTTTATGCTGGTCATCGTTTTGGGATTGGTGACGCCCCCTGTCGGCGTATCCATGTACACGGTCTGTTCCATCCTCGATTGCCGGCTGGAGGATTACATCAAAGAGTCGATCCCGTTCATCGCGGCCATCTTGCTGGTCGATCTGATGCTCATCTTCTTCCCCCAGATTGTCCTCTTTCTTCCAAATCTCGTCTTCGGGAAGGTCTACTGA
- a CDS encoding TRAP transporter small permease subunit: MKKVYEYICKGEVFIIKVFLIVFVALIFVAACTRYMGYPINWSVDLAVCLFAWCTFLGADVAMRQNKLMSVDYFINKLPVKYKGLMEVVNLSIILLFLLTLIGFGAWLSYTTRFRQFQGIPGFSYTWVTISVPVGGALMVITTLLKLRGKIAGQATVSPSS; this comes from the coding sequence ATGAAAAAAGTCTATGAGTACATCTGTAAAGGCGAGGTCTTTATCATCAAGGTCTTTCTGATCGTCTTCGTGGCACTCATTTTCGTGGCCGCCTGCACCCGGTATATGGGGTATCCCATCAACTGGTCCGTGGATCTGGCAGTCTGCCTCTTTGCCTGGTGCACCTTCCTCGGTGCCGATGTGGCCATGAGGCAGAACAAGCTGATGAGCGTGGACTACTTCATCAACAAACTGCCGGTGAAGTATAAAGGTCTGATGGAGGTGGTGAATTTATCGATCATCCTCCTCTTTCTCTTGACCCTCATCGGTTTCGGTGCGTGGCTTTCCTATACGACCCGGTTCAGACAGTTTCAAGGAATCCCCGGATTTAGCTACACCTGGGTGACGATCAGCGTCCCGGTAGGCGGTGCGTTGATGGTAATCACCACCCTGCTCAAATTGAGGGGAAAAATCGCCGGCCAGGCCACTGTGTCTCCTTCGTCTTGA